One window from the genome of Oncorhynchus gorbuscha isolate QuinsamMale2020 ecotype Even-year unplaced genomic scaffold, OgorEven_v1.0 Un_scaffold_383, whole genome shotgun sequence encodes:
- the LOC124018049 gene encoding dynactin subunit 6-like codes for MIDSAKIAAGAVVCVESEIRGDVTIGARTVVHPKARIIAEAGPIVIGEGNLIEEQALIINSYPENIAPDSEGVEPKTMTIGINNVFEVGCMSQALKIGDNNVIESKADLGRNMILTSGCIIGACCQVNTCEVIPENTVIFGSGCQRRVQTERPQPQTLQLDFLMKILPNYHHMKKTVKTTSAVTPAKN; via the exons tGCTAAAATAGCAGCTGGCGCCGTGGTGTGCGTCGAAAGCGAGATCAGAGGGGATGTCACTATTG GTGCCAGAACCGTGGTCCATCCCAAAGCCCGCATCATTGCCGAGGCAGGACCCATAGTCATCGGAGAAGGCAACCTCATCGAGGAACAAGCTCTTATAATCAACAG TTATCCAGAGAACATAGCGCCTGACTCTGAGGGAGTGGAGCCAAAGACGATGACCATCGGCATCAACAACGTGTTTGAAGTTGGGTGTA TGTCTCAAGCTTTGAAAATTGGGGACAACAATGTCATAGAATCCAAAG ctGACTTGGGCAGGAACATGATTCTAACTTCTGGTTGTATCATCGGCGCCTGTTGCCAGGTCAACACCTGTGAGGTCATACCTGAAAACACTGTCATCTTTGGCTCGGGGTGTCAGAGACGTGTGCAGACAGAGCGACCACag CCTCAGACTCTTCAGCTCGACTTCCTGATGAAGATCCTCCCCAACTACCACCACATGAAGAAGACTGTCAAAACCACCTCCGCTGTCACGCCGGCCAAAAACTAA